From a single Tursiops truncatus isolate mTurTru1 chromosome 20, mTurTru1.mat.Y, whole genome shotgun sequence genomic region:
- the LOC117309799 gene encoding LOW QUALITY PROTEIN: keratin, type I cytoskeletal 42-like (The sequence of the model RefSeq protein was modified relative to this genomic sequence to represent the inferred CDS: deleted 2 bases in 1 codon): MAAPTTSIHRLSTSGSVKGLCVPGWGFLSMSSIRVGGACRPASLLGASSSGNMSVSLSRFSVGTGGSEKETMQNLSDRLASYLGKVCALEESNAYLEVKIHDRYKKQGSGPALDYSHYVKTIEDLWSTVLAATIYNANLVLQMGNARLAADDFRTKYETELNLRMSVEANINGLRRVLDELTLARADLEMQIENLKQELAYLRKNHEEEVNALRGQVGGEINVEMDAAPAVDLGRILNEMRDQYEKITKNRTDAEDWLFSKMEELNREVATNTEVLPSSWAEITEPRRTVQNLEIELQSQLGVKASLEGSLAETEARYGAQLAQLQGLSSSIEAQLSELRCEMERQNKEYKMLLDVKTRLEQEIATYRRLLEGQDAHLATQYSSPTREAVVTIRQVRTIIEEVQDGKVVPSREQIHRSPH; encoded by the exons ATGGCCGCCCCCACCACCAGCATCCACCGGCTTTCCACTTCCGGCTCCGTCAAGGGCCTGTGTGTGCCCGGT TGGGGGTTTCTCTCGATGTCTTCCATCCGTGTTGGGGGTGCCTGCCGGCCCGCCAGCCTCCTGGGAGCCAGCAGCTCTGGCAACATGTCTGTGTCTTTGTCCCGCTTCTCTGTGGGCACGGGGGGCAGCGAGAAGGAGACCATGCAGAACCTCAGCGACCGCCTGGCCTCCTACCTGGGCAAGGTGTGCGCTCTGGAGGAGTCTAATGCCTACCTGGAGGTGAAGATCCACGACCGGTACAAGAAGCAGGGCTCCGGGCCCGCCCTCGACTACAGCCACTACGTCAAGACCATCGAGGACCTGTGGAGCACG GTCCTGGCGGCCACCATCTACAATGCCAACTTGGTGCTGCAGATGGGTAATGCCCGCCTGGCAGCCGATGACTTCCGTACCAA GTATGAGACGGAGCTGAACCTGCGCATGAGCGTGGAGGCCAACATCAACGGCCTCCGCAGGGTGCTGGACGAGCTGACCCTGGCCAGAGCCGACCTGGAGATGCAGATTGAGAACCTCAAGCAGGAGCTGGCCTACCTCCGGAAGAACCATGAGGAG GAAGTGAATGCCCTGCGAGGCCAGGTGGGTGGTGAGATCAACGTGGAGATGGACGCCGCCCCCGCTGTGGACCTGGGCCGCATCCTGAATGAGATGCGCGACCAATACGAGAAGATCACGAAGAACCGCACGGACGCCGAGGACTGGCTCTTCAGCAAG ATGGAGGAGCTGAACCGCGAGGTGGCCACCAACACCGAGGTCCTGCCGAGCAGCTGGGCAGAGATCACGGAGCCACGCCGCACCGTGCAGAACCTGGAGATCGAGCTGCAGTCCCAGCTCGGCGTG AAAGCATCGCTGGAGGGCAGCCTGGCAGAGACCGAGGCGCGCTACGGGGCCCAGCTGGCCCAGCTGCAGGGGCTTAGCAGCAGCATCGAGGCCCAGCTGAGCGAGCTCCGCTGCGAGATGGAGCGGCAGAACAAGGAGTACAAGATGCTGCTGGACGTGAAGACACGGCTGGAGCAGGAGATCGCCACCTACCGCCGCCTGCTGGAGGGCCAGGACGCCCA CCTGGCCACCCAGTACTCCTCGCCCACCCGGGAAG